The following are from one region of the Mangifera indica cultivar Alphonso chromosome 14, CATAS_Mindica_2.1, whole genome shotgun sequence genome:
- the LOC123195963 gene encoding beta-amylase, producing the protein MQYISRVECVKSAKQVKSTFINSFYNLKKPQAVASEVSTAEMKASSSSSINFDEKMLANYVPIYVMLPLGVITNDNVLEDKNGLENQLKKLKAAGVDGVMSDVWWGIVESKGPKQYDWSAYRSLFELVQQCELKLQAIMSFHQCGGNVGDIVNIPLPHWVLELGETNPDIFYTNRTGNRNKEYLTIGVDNQPLFDGRTAIEIYSDYMKSFRENMSDFLESGLIIDIEVGLGPAGELRYPAYPQNQGWVFPGIGEFQCYDKYLKANFQEAATNAGHPEWELPDNAGQYNSTPESTEFFGSNGTYQTEEGKFFLTWYSNNLVSHGDDILDEANKIFLGCKVKLAAKLSGIHWWYKADSHAAELTSGYYNLKDGDGYRPIARMLSRHYAILNFTCLEMRDSEQPASAKSGPQQLVQQVLSGEWRENIEVAGENALSRFDRAGYNQILLNARPNGVNREGLPKLRMFGVTYLRLSDELLEKKNFNIFKTFVKKMHADQNYCPDPLKYNHEIVPLERSKPKFTVEQLLEATKKMEPFPWDKETDMSVGGILACLIDKITSVFR; encoded by the exons GCTTCATCAAGctcttcaattaattttgatgaaaagatGTTGGCTAATTATGTGCCGATTTATGTAATGCTTCCA TTGGGAGTTATTACAAATGATAATGTTTTAGAAGACAAAAATGGGCTTGAGAATCAGCTTAAGAAGCTAAAAGCTGCTGGTGTTGATGGGGTGATGTCAGATGTGTGGTGGGGGATAGTGGAATCCAAGGGCCCTAAGCAGTATGATTGGAGTGCTTACAGAAGCTTGTTTGAACTTGTACAACAATGTGAATTGAAGTTACAAGCTATAATGTCATTCCACCAATGCGGTGGAAATGTAGGAGATATTGTTAACATCCCACTTCCCCATTGGGTGCTTGAACTTGGGGAAACAAACCCTGATATCTTTTACACTAATCGAACAGGTAACAGGAACAAGGAATATCTAACAATTGGTGTGGATAACCAGCCTCTCTTTGATGGACGAACTGCCATTGAG ATTTACAGTGACTACATGAAGAGCTTCAGGGAGAACATGtctgattttcttgaatcaggGCTAATAATAGACATTGAAGTAGGACTTGGACCTGCAGGTGAGCTGAGATACCCCGCTTATCCACAAAATCAAGGATGGGTTTTTCCTGGGATAGGTGAATTTCAG TGCTATGACAAATATCTGAAAGCAAATTTCCAAGAGGCGGCAACAAATGCAGGTCACCCAGAATGGGAATTACCGGATAATGCAGGACAATACAATAGTACACCAGAATCAACAGAGTTCTTTGGGTCAAATGGGACATACCAAACTGAAGAAGGGAAGTTCTTCCTGACTTGGTATTCCAACAATTTAGTCAGCCATGGTGATGACATCCTTGATGAAGCCAACAAAATTTTCTTAGGCTGTAAAGTCAAGCTAGCAGCTAAA TTATCTGGAATTCATTGGTGGTATAAAGCGGATAGCCATGCAGCAGAGCTTACTTCAGGATATTACAACTTGAAAGATGGAGATGGGTACCGACCAATTGCAAGGATGCTCTCAAGGCATTATGCCATTTTGAATTTCACTTGTCTTGAAATGAGAGACTCTGAACAACCAGCTTCTGCCAAGAGTGGACCTCAGCAACTTGTTCAGCAG GTTTTAAGTGGAGAGTGGAGGGAGAATATTGAAGTTGCAGGTGAGAATGCACTATCTAGATTTGATCGTGCAGGTTATAATCAAATCCTTTTGAATGCTAGGCCTAATGGTGTCAACCGAGAGGGCTTGCCAAAACTTAGGATGTTTGGTGTGACTTACCTTCGATTATCGGATGAactattagaaaaaaaaaatttcaatatatttaagACATTTGTGAAGAAAATGCATGCGGATCAA AATTACTGTCCAGACCCACTAAAATACAATCACGAAATAGTTCCACTTGAACGGTCGAAGCCAAAGTTTACTGTTGAACAACTTCTGGAAGCAACCAAGAAAATGGAGCCATTCCCATGGGATAAAGAAACAGACATGAGTGTTGGAGGAATACTTGCTTGTTTGATAGATAAGATTACCTCTGTTTTCAGATAA
- the LOC123196582 gene encoding formin-like protein 3 has translation MAMEIRITGYAVVLLVLICALAIEYIECRKRVPQTSNFNSEGGWKSSQMDEQTAERIRNHCRKELIKINALEDFGVNMPPEGTIDLTSTVLTEGDTRKDINLLPQQMKQTLSDCIRRESLLYDVSVKRRRSGHWYLKHIELLSGLMSAPRRNMISEQPRQRAKKRALGTETESETASPGPAPGASEGPSHSPQPAPAPQPAAGKNSPPAPQPAAGKHSPPAPQPAARKHSPSPEPAAGKHPPATPQPAAGKHSPHAPQHSARKHSPPDTNLLEEDNEAGSTQMKVIIAIATTAVTTFALVSLLYLFCLRDPQNQIGPGDRRKDDRPIPILSSSAASLQNSMNLGGPGDKGPTDNGENNSSIARTSAMNADINTSSHSEALSSEAAAGLDQKPPPEIPAPPPPLPPPPPPARPNAPPPPTPKVPLPPRNPIPGKMQPPPPGPHRQERSERGELDSQYGAPKTKLKPFFWDKVLASPDQAMVWHEIHDGSFQFNEAMMESLFGYTGDKKKAEGRKSSSAESTGQGIQIIDRRKAQNLSIILRALNLTTEEVVDALEEGTELPVEFLESCLKMAPTADEELKLRLFSGDVSQLGVAERFLKVMIEIPFAYKRVESLIYMSYYQEEVTGIKESFKTLEVACDKLKSSRQFLKLLEAVLKTGNRMNVGTYRGGAQAIKLDTLLKLSDVKGTDGKTTLLHFVVQEIIRSEGIRAVRTKKESQSMPSVKSVVFNEDPNLDSGENYRSLGLQVVSSLSTELVEVKKAALIDGDCLTASVAKLSNSMSKVKGLLDSEMKDIEEGSEFRQKLTKFVESAEADIPWILAEEKRIMSLVKSTVDYFHGNSGKDEGLRVFTIVRDFLIMLDKACKEVKDTTEPLKTSKKETSTSSPSSENRQPFADKHRKLFPAIEDRRMDFSSSDDES, from the exons ATGGCAATGGAAATTAGGATAACTGGTTATGCCGTAGTTCTTTTGGTTCTCATTTGCGCATTGGCCATAGAGTATATCGAATGTAGGAAGAGGGTACcacaaacttcaaattttaacaGCGAAGGTGGATGGAAATCTTCTCAGATGGATGAACAAACG GCTGAGCGGATAAGGAATCATTGCAggaaagaattaataaaaatcaatgcTTTGGAGGATTTTGGAGTAAATATGCCACCGGAAGGAACCATAGACTTGACATCAACAGTGTTGACAGAAGGAGATACTCGTAAAGACATAAATCTTCTGCCTCAACAAATGAAGCAAACACTATCAGATTGCATAAGGAGGGAAAGTCTTCTCTACGATGTTTCTGTTAAGAGGCGTCGCTCTGGGCATTGGTACCTCAAGCATATTGAGTTGCTATCCGGTTTGATGAGTGCTCCTAGGAGAAACATGATTAGTGAGCAACCTCGGCAGAGAGCCAAAAAACGAGCGCTGGGTACCGAAACTGAATCCGAAACAGCAAGTCCAGGTCCAGCGCCTGGAGCAAGTGAAGGTCCTTCACATAGTCCTCAACCAGCACCTGCTCCTCAACCTGCAGCAGGAAAAAATTCTCCTCCTGCTCCCCAACCTGCAGCCGGAAAACATTCTCCTCCTGCTCCCCAACCTGCAGCCAGAAAACATTCTCCTTCTCCCGAACCTGCAGCCGGAAAACATCCTCCTGCTACTCCCCAACCTGCAGCCGGAAAACATTCTCCTCATGCTCCCCAACATTCAGCCAGAAAACATTCTCCTCCAGATACAAATCTACTCGAAGAGGACAATGAGGCTGGCAGCACACAAATGAAAGTCATTATCGCTATTGCTACAACTGCAGTGACAACATTTGCTCTTGTTTCTCTGTTATACTTATTTTGTTTGAGAGATCCCCAAAACCAAATTGGTCCTGGAGATAGACGGAAAGATGATAGGCCTATTCCCATCTTAAGCTCATCTGCTG CTTCCTTACAAAATTCTATGAATTTGGGAGGTCCGGGTGACAAAGGGCCTACTGATAACGGGGAAAATAATTCTTCCATTGCAAGAACTTCGGCCATGAATGCTGATATTAACACGTCATCACATTCCGAAGCTCTATCATCAGAAGCTGCTGCAGGACTTGATCAAAAGCCACCTCCTGAAATACCAGCTCCTCCACCTCCTCTACCACCTCCCCCTCCTCCTGCTCGTCCTAACGCTCCACCACCACCTACTCCAAAAGTACCTCTTCCACCACGAAACCCAATCCCTGGTAAAATGCAACCTCCACCTCCTGGACCTCATCGCCAAGAACGATCTGAGCGGGGTGAGCTTGACAGCCAATATGGAGCAccaaaaacaaagttaaaacCGTTTTTCTGGGATAAGGTTCTTGCCAGCCCCGATCAAGCAATGGTCTGGCATGAGATCCATGATGGTTCATTCCA GTTCAACGAGGCAATGATGGAGTCTTTATTTGGTTATACCGGGGATAAAAAGAAAGCTGAAGGCAGAAAGAGTTCCTCTGCTGAATCTACAGGCCAGGGCATTCAGATTATTGACAGAAGAAAAGCACAAAATTTATCCATCATACTGCGAGCACTGAATTTGACAACAGAAGAAGTTGTTGATGCTCTAGAAGAAG GTACTGAGCTTCCGGTGGAATTTCTCGAATCCTGTTTGAAGATGGCACCAACGGCAGATGAGGAACTAAAGCTTAGATTATTCTCAGGTGATGTCTCACAACTTGGGGTTGCAGAGAGGTTCCTCAAAGTCATGATCGAAATCCCATTTGCCTATAAGCGAGTAGAGTCGTTGATATACATGAGTTATTACCAGGAAGAAGTCACTGGGATTAAAGAATCCTTTAAAACTCTTGAG GTAGCTTGCGACAAACTGAAGAGTAGTAGGCAATTCCTGAAACTCTTAGAAGCAGTTCTGAAAACTGGTAATCGGATGAATGTTGGTACCTACCGTGGCGGCGCACAGGCAATTAAGCTTGACACGCTATTGAAACTGTCGGATGTAAAGGGAACTGACGGCAAAACCACATTGCTACATTTTGTAGTTCAGGAGATTATTCGTTCTGAAGGCATAAGAGCTGTGCGTACAAAGAAAGAAAGCCAAAGCATGCCCAGTGTGAAGTCAGTTGTTTTTAATGAGGATCCTAACCTTGACTCAGGAGAAAATTATCGCAGCCTTGGTCTTCAGGTGGTTTCAAGTTTAAGCACTGAACTTGTAGAAGTCAAAAAAGCAGCATTGATAGATGGTGATTGCCTAACAGCTTCAGTTGCAAAACTAAGCAATTCAATGTCGAAAGTTAAAGGACTCCTTGACAGTGAGATGAAAGATATAGAAGAAGGGAGTGAGTTCCGTCAAAAACTGACTAAATTTGTAGAAAGTGCAGAAGCTGATATTCCATGGATACTTGCAGAAGAAAAAAGGATAATGTCTCTTGTCAAGAGCACAGTAGATTATTTTCACGGCAATTCAGGAAAGGATGAAGGTTTACGTGTGTTTACAATTGTACGTGATTTCTTGATAATGTTAGATAAGGCATGTAAAGAGGTTAAAGACACAACCGAGCCCTTGAAGACATCCAAGAAAGAGACTTCAACATCATCACCTAGCTCAGAAAATCGGCAGCCGTTTGCAGATAAGCACCGGAAACTATTTCCAGCAATTGAAGATCGACGGATGGATTTTTCTAGTTCAGATGATGAAAGCTAG
- the LOC123196934 gene encoding uncharacterized protein LOC123196934 — protein sequence MIKAGGVFVCLLIVAMDVAAGILAIQAEVAQNKVNHMRLWIFECRDPSHDAFMLGLIAGVLLVLAHVISTLLGGCLCICSQDEFAKASPNRQLSLVCLLFSWIILAVGLSVLVIGTMSNNRSRASCGFTHHHFLSIGGILCFVHGLFCVAYYVSSTAATQDEKYGGHA from the exons ATGATTAAAGCAGGAGGGGTCTTCGTTTGTCTGTTAATCGTTGCCATGGATGTGGCTGCAGGGATTCTGGCCATCCAAGCTGAAGTTGCACAAAACAAG GTTAACCATATGCGACTGTGGATATTCGAGTGTAGAGACCCAAGCCACGATGCTTTCATGCTAGGGTTAATTGCAGGAGTACTTCTGGTTTTAGCTCATGTAATTTCTACTTTACTTGGTGGGTGCTTGTGCATTTGTTCTCAAGATGAGTTTGCAAAAGCTTCCCCTAACAGGCAACTCTCCTTGGTGTGCCTCCTCTTCTCTTG GATCATATTAGCCGTTGGATTGTCAGTGCTGGTAATCGGAACAATGTCAAACAACAGATCAAGAGCTTCCTGTGGGTTcacacatcatcattttctatcAATTGGAGGGATTCTGTGTTTTGTTCATGGGTTATTCTGTGTTGCATATTATGTTTCTTCTACTGCTGCTACTCAAGATGAAAAGTATGGAGGCCATGCTTAA
- the LOC123196935 gene encoding transcription factor bHLH117-like: MKMDMDPNINLENTFFTLADSMIPLPTHSFIPLNYNQLQPSFLPVPDSTHHLFHFFSKPSHHLPPFNNLSSTSSSSRKRPRFDSSVCPNHEFLPPVQPQNELARQRRQNISDKVRCLQKLMPCEKKMDTATTLEEAYKYVRFLQAQVKAVQTMPPIESSFSLQNYLDVYHFGGPSGLEMLNRQQLLQVLVNSSVAQTMLYSKGFCVFSLEQLILMNKLGQAKLFMQQQQHHQ; the protein is encoded by the coding sequence ATGAAAATGGATATGGATCCAAATATTAACTTAGAAAATACTTTCTTCACACTCGCTGATTCCATGATCCCATTACCAACTCATAGTTTTATTCCACTGAATTACAACCAACTCCAACCTTCATTCCTTCCCGTTCCAGACTCCACTCACCACCTCTTCCATTTCTTTTCCAAGCCTTCTCATCATCTTCCACCCTTCAACAACCtttcttctacttcttcttcCTCTCGAAAACGTCCTCGTTTCGACTCCTCCGTTTGTCCCAACCACGAGTTCTTGCCTCCCGTTCAACCGCAAAATGAGTTGGCTCGTCAGCGCCGACAAAATATCAGCGACAAGGTTCGGTGCTTGCAAAAGCTGATGCCCTGTGAGAAGAAAATGGATACTGCTACCACGCTGGAAGAGGCCTATAAATATGTCCGATTCTTGCAAGCTCAAGTCAAAGCTGTCCAAACAATGCCACCAATTGAGTCTAGCTTTTCTCTTCAAAACTACTTGGATGTGTACCATTTTGGAGGTCCCAGTGGGTTGGAGATGTTGAACAGGCAGCAACTTTTGCAGGTTTTGGTTAACTCTTCTGTGGCACAAACCATGCTTTATTCTAaagggttttgtgttttttctttgGAACAGTTGATTTTGATGAACAAACTTGGCCAGGCAAAACTTTTTatgcagcagcagcagcacCACCAGTAG